One Eubalaena glacialis isolate mEubGla1 chromosome 11, mEubGla1.1.hap2.+ XY, whole genome shotgun sequence DNA segment encodes these proteins:
- the SEPTIN3 gene encoding neuronal-specific septin-3 isoform X1, with product MDHNFEMQPHGAPGAGTSFSRSHLLGRPARPSKLPGGVSPLIPVLKKTVHLDAFPQSHIPQASGRPGLGARAWSVPPQETGKSLAPRKLSSISLTVRQHSQAWPLGPLPSHWEQVSTPGREAATHRGGRLPSPDSPSVTLVPGDRVHSEGPGHPGLAKPSRMPVVEKPLVSSCLTLPFQSRLAQTPPGPAGPGLVGQRHPVPMTAHVPTRASPGRGKPRSRGIQRPRLHLQRAIPATGPATAMDLATLDTTRPGTSRHLSTMATNRPGLAVNLATPNTSRLDTSTECPHLDSKLGSAMDLAKAGTTKPRTVMDVVTPDPEKLGKAIATAGTAKPDTTTEGTAREVAAPDPVKLDTAMVLARANVAKLDMTTDSLVLDTSRLGTAMHSVVPVTPDPVTGETTLDSVIKLTRSDTVTYTLMPSRSTDAALDRATADAATDWVTGLTMLDLPRETKGLPETRTDTAMSELVPEPRPKPAVPMKPVSINPNLLGYIGIDTIIEQMRKKTMKTGFDFNIMVVGQSGLGKSTLVNTLFKSQVSRKASSWNREEKIPKTVEIKAIGHVIEEGGVKMKLTVIDTPGFGDQINNENCWEPIEKYINEQYEKFLKEEVNIARKKRIPDTRVHCCLYFISPTGHSLRPLDLEFMKHLSKVVNIIPVIAKADTMTLEEKSEFKQRVRKELEVNGIEFYPQKEFDEDLEDKTENDKIRQESMPFAVVGSDKEYQVNGKRVLGRKTPWGIIEVENLNHCEFALLRDFVIRTHLQDLKEVTHNIHYETYRAKRLNDNGGLPPGEGLLGTVLPPVPATPCPTAE from the exons ATGGACCACAACTTTGAGATGCAGCCTCACGGAGCCCCAGGCGCTGGAACCTCCTTCTCCCGCAGCCACCTACTGGGGCGCCCTGCCCGCCCCTCAAAGCTCCCTGGAGGGGTGTCACCTCTCATCCCTGTTCTCAAGAAGACCGTCCATCTGGATGCTTTCCCCCAGAGCCACATCCCACAGGCTTCCGGCCGACCAGGCCTTGGAGCTAGGGCGTGGAGTGTGCCCCCACAGGAGACTGGCAAGAGCCTGGCACCAAGGAAGCTCAGCTCCATCTCCCTAACAGTCCGCCAGCACAGCCAGGCATGGCCCTTGGGCCCCCTACCTTCTCACTGGGAACAGGTGTCTACCCCGGGCAGGGAGGCTGCCACCCACAGAGGAGGGAGGCTGCCTTCTCCTGACTCACCATCTGTGACCCTAGTGCCAGGGGACAGGGTCCACTCCGAGGGTCCAGGTCACCCAGGTCTGGCCAAGCCCAGCAGGATGCCTGTAGTGGAGAAGCCCCTGGTGAGCTCATGCCTGACCCTGCCTTTCCAATCCCGGTTAGCTCAGACTCCGCCAGGTCCTGCAGGGCCAGGCTTGGTGGGTCAGAGGCACCCTGTCCCAATGACTGCCCATGTGCCTACCAGAGCTTCTCCAGGAAGAGGCAAGCCCCGGTCCAGGGGTATTCAGAGACCCCGGCTGCATCTCCAAAGGGCCATCCCTGCCACGGGGCCTGCGACGGCCATGGATTTGGCTACTCTGGATACAACGAGGCCAGGCACATCCAGACATTTATCCACAATGGCCACCAATAGGCCTGGCTTGGCTGTCAACTTGGCTACACCAAACACATCTAGACTGGACACAAGCACTGAGTGCCCTCATCTGGATAGCAAACTGGGCTCTGCCATGGACTTGGCTAAAGCAGGCACAACCAAGCCACGCACGGTCATGGATGTGGTGACGCCAGACCCAGAAAAGTTGGGCAAAGCCATAGCTACAGCAGGCACAGCCAAGCCAGATACAACCACagagggtacagccagggaagtgGCAGCACCAGATCCAGTCAAGCTGGACACAGCCATGGTGTTGGCTAGGGCGAATGTAGCCAAGCTGGACATGACTACGGATTCTCTTGTTTTGGATACAAGCAGGCTGGGCACAGCCATGCATTCAGTTGTGCCAGTCACCCCAGACCCAGTCACTGGTGAGACCACACTGGACAGTGTCATTAAGCTGACTAGATCAGACACTGTCACCTACACATTAATGCCAAGCAGAAGCACAGACGCAGCCCTGGACCGTGCTACAGCAGATGCTGCCACAGACTGGGTCACAGGGCTCACCATGCTGGACCTGCCCAGAGAAACCAAAG GGCTCCCGGAGACCAGGACGGACACAGCCATGTCAGAGCTGGTGCCTGAGCCCAGGCCTAAGCCGGCAGTGCCCATGAAGCCCGTCAGCATCAACCCCAACCTGCTGGGCTACATTGGCATCGACACCATCATCGAGCAGATGCGCAAGAAGACCATGAAGACTGGTTTCGACTTCAACATCATGGTCGTTG GTCAGAGTGGACTGGGCAAGTCAACGCTAGTCAACACCCTCTTCAAATCCCAAGTGAGCCGCAAGGCCTCCAGCTGGAACCGGGAAGAGAAGATTCCCAAGACAGTGGAGATCAAAGCTATCGGGCATG TGATAGAGGAAGGCGGTGTCAAAATGAAGCTGACTGTCATCGACACGCCAGGCTTTGGAGACCAGATCAACAATGAAAACTG CTGGGAGCCCATTGAGAAATACATCAATGAACAGTATGAGAAATTCCTGAAGGAGGAGGTGAACATAGCCAGGAAGAAACGCATCCCTGACACTCGTGTCCACTGCTGCCTCTACTTCATCTCCCCAACGGGACACTC CTTGCGACCTCTCGATCTGGAGTTCATGAAACACCTCAGCAAAGTTGTGAACATCATCCCTGTCATTGCTAAGGCTGACACCATGACCCTGGAGGAGAAGTCTGAATTCAAGCAAAGG GTTCGAAAGGAGCTTGAAGTAAATGGCATTGAATTCTACCCTCAGAAGGAATTTGATGAGGATTTGGAGGAcaagacagagaatgacaaaatCCGG CAGGAGAGCATGCCTTTCGCTGTGGTGGGAAGTGACAAGGAGTACCAAGTGAATGGCAAGCGGGTCCTCGGCAGAAAAACTCCCTGGGGGATCATTGAAG TGGAAAACCTCAACCACTGTGAGTTTGCCCTGCTTCGAGACTTTGTCATCAG GACCCACCTCCAGGACCTCAAGGAAGTGACACACAACATCCACTATGAGACCTACAGGGCCAAGCGGCTCAATGACAATGGAGGCCTCCCTCCG